One part of the Puniceicoccus vermicola genome encodes these proteins:
- a CDS encoding DUF4238 domain-containing protein yields MKRSENPRNHHFISQAYLAGFARGNGKRKQVSVFDFENEKEIEATNIRNVGASRDFNRINSTTLDPHFLEKEFSKFETDIRPTVRSIETNGSPTAKEMGVLRTMMSLFAARNPGSRCKIREAEASLSKAILRECVKTPERFESQLKQMRSDGIDVDDWDFLEMKEFIESERYAISPDQSSTIDLELSLIEPIARTMAGRKWSFLRANEDTGFFITSDRPVILNWYDPRNLPLMIKSSPGFGMPNTEVIFPLSSRICMVGSFEGSPDESKVTSKIVGHINANVLNQASKQIYYHPVGFKFHHNNRLFRNDEILDRIKRKAPAP; encoded by the coding sequence ATGAAGCGATCAGAAAATCCGAGAAATCACCACTTCATTTCTCAAGCCTACCTAGCGGGGTTTGCGCGGGGTAACGGAAAGAGAAAGCAGGTATCAGTTTTTGATTTTGAAAACGAGAAAGAGATTGAAGCCACCAACATACGAAATGTCGGTGCAAGTCGCGATTTCAATCGGATCAATTCGACCACGTTGGATCCTCACTTCTTGGAGAAGGAATTCTCCAAATTTGAAACCGATATTCGTCCAACAGTTCGGTCGATCGAAACGAATGGATCACCGACAGCGAAGGAAATGGGTGTACTCCGAACTATGATGAGCCTTTTTGCAGCCAGAAACCCTGGAAGCAGATGCAAAATTCGTGAGGCTGAAGCAAGCCTCTCAAAGGCAATCCTGCGAGAATGCGTCAAAACCCCGGAGCGTTTCGAATCCCAGCTGAAACAAATGCGATCAGACGGCATAGATGTTGACGATTGGGATTTCCTAGAGATGAAGGAGTTTATCGAGAGCGAACGGTACGCAATTTCTCCCGATCAAAGTAGCACAATAGATCTCGAGCTGTCATTGATTGAGCCAATTGCCCGGACCATGGCGGGTAGAAAATGGAGTTTTCTTCGAGCAAATGAAGATACCGGATTCTTTATCACAAGCGACCGGCCTGTAATCCTCAATTGGTACGACCCTCGCAACCTACCCCTAATGATCAAGAGTTCTCCTGGGTTCGGGATGCCAAATACTGAAGTAATTTTTCCGCTTAGTTCAAGAATTTGTATGGTTGGATCATTTGAGGGATCACCTGACGAGTCCAAAGTGACCTCAAAAATCGTGGGTCACATAAACGCAAATGTCTTAAACCAAGCTTCAAAACAGATCTACTATCATCCGGTTGGATTTAAATTTCATCATAATAATAGACTTTTTCGAAATGACGAGATTCTCGATCGCATCAAACGAAAAGCCCCCGCCCCCTAG